ATATGCGCTGAGATGGTTTACAAACTCTGCCAAAAAATTTGAAGGAATTCGTTCGTTCTCATTTAGAGTTATTTTAATAAATTCACTATTATTTTGGCCTAAAATCATCAGATTAGTAATTAGGGTTTCCAAAAAATCTTTTTGACTTTTAAATTCATTTTCTGAAAGTACTAATCCAAAACCTTCGATCATTTTTTGGTAATTATGTTGCATAACCGAACTGAAAAGATTTTGTTTGGTTTCAAATTTCCTGAACAGTGTACTGTCGTTAACATCGGCTTTTGCAGCTATAGCTCGAGTGGTAGCGCCCCTGTACCCTTTTTCTGCAAAAATTTTAAG
Above is a genomic segment from Methanobacterium formicicum containing:
- a CDS encoding TetR/AcrR family transcriptional regulator, with the protein product MTDKTEQKILDAALKIFAEKGYRGATTRAIAAKADVNDSTLFRKFETKQNLFSSVMQHNYQKMIEGFGLVLSENEFKSQKDFLETLITNLMILGQNNSEFIKITLNENERIPSNFLAEFVNHLSAYVEKNIPHKDIDYKIFVFSILSFIYLLVLDYGGAFPDRDKAIETFIDNTVKFF